The Bacillota bacterium genomic interval GCCTTCTGCCTGCCCTTGTCTTCAGTGTCAACGCCACCTCAGCGGTACAAATAGCTGTGGCAGGATTTGCCGGATGGCTTGCGGGCGGCTGGCTTGGGGCTTCCTTTCTCGAGGGGGCAGTGGCAGGGGTTGTGATCTGTCTCCTTGTTGCACTAACCTATGGGATCTTTAGCCTTCCAATTCCCTGGTATGATTTGGCTTTAGCCCTCGGTGGATATCTGCTTTTTGAGGCAGTGGATCATGGCTGGTTGCGGGCAAGTGAAAGAAGGAATTAAGAGGGATTTTCCTTGGGTACGGAAATACATGATATATGTGGAATATGAAGAAAATCATGGCAGGGAGTTGAAAAAGATGACCAACACTGAACAAAGGCCTAAGGTTTTTGTTACCAGACTAATTCCTGAAGCAGGAATGCAACTACTGCGCGAAAGTTGTGACGTCGAAGTCAATCCCGAAGACCGGGTTTTGAGCCGAGAAGAGCTAATTGCCGGAGTAAAGGAAGCGGATGCACTACTCTGTCTCCTGACCGATACCATCGATGAAGAGTTGCTGGCGGTCAACCCCAATTTGAAGGTGGTTAGCAATTACGCCGTGGGTTACAACAATATCGATGTTCAGGCCGCAACCAAGCGGGGCATTCCCGTTTGCAACACCCCTGGAGTTCTTACCGATGCCACCGCTGATACCGCCTGGGCTTTGCTGATGGCTGCAGCTCGGCGGGTGGTTGAAGCCGATCGGTTCGTTCGGGAAGGCAAGTTCAAGGGTTGGGGCCCGATGCTGATGTTAGGCGCCGATGTCACCGGTAAGACCCTGGGACTGGTGGGGATGGGACGGATCGGACAAGCCATGGCTCAGCGAGCTACGGGCTTTGAGATGAAAATTCTGTACTATGATGTCCAGCGCTATCCTGAAGCTGAAGAGAAGTACGGAGCAGTCTATCGGCCTTTGGAGGAACTTCTGGCAGAGTCAGATTTTGTCTCCCTTCATGTTCCCCTGCTGCCTTCTACCCATCATATCATTGGGGAGAAGGAGCTTGAATTAATGAAGCCCAGTGCCATTTTAGTGAACAGTGCCCGGGGTCCCTTGATCGATGAGGCGGCCTTGGTCAAGGCTCTACAGGAACGAAAGATCGCTGCCGCAGGATTAGATGTCTTTGAGAATGAACCGGAGCTGGCAGAAGGACTAGCAGAATTGGATAACGTGGTCCTCCTGCCTCACCTGGGCAGCGCGACCTACGACACCCGGGATAGGATGGCAGTCCTGGCTGCAAATAATCTGTTAGCAGTATTGAGAAATGAATCTCCTGCCCACTGTGTGAATCCGGAAGTCCTTCAAAAGTAGTGACTGGTTCGGGGTAAAATAATAGACCTGAAAGGCGACTGTGGAACCGAATTCCTACTGAAAGATGGGATTCGGTTCTCCCTTTTCGTGAAATAGTCAGACATAATACAAGAAAATTTACAGCAAAATTACATATTTGCCCAAAGTCCGGCAGGCAAAACCAATGTCAGGTTGAACTTACAGTTTGTGACAAATCTTTGGTATCATGAACAATTCACAGTGACGGGGTGGTAGCT includes:
- a CDS encoding D-glycerate dehydrogenase, which codes for MTNTEQRPKVFVTRLIPEAGMQLLRESCDVEVNPEDRVLSREELIAGVKEADALLCLLTDTIDEELLAVNPNLKVVSNYAVGYNNIDVQAATKRGIPVCNTPGVLTDATADTAWALLMAAARRVVEADRFVREGKFKGWGPMLMLGADVTGKTLGLVGMGRIGQAMAQRATGFEMKILYYDVQRYPEAEEKYGAVYRPLEELLAESDFVSLHVPLLPSTHHIIGEKELELMKPSAILVNSARGPLIDEAALVKALQERKIAAAGLDVFENEPELAEGLAELDNVVLLPHLGSATYDTRDRMAVLAANNLLAVLRNESPAHCVNPEVLQK